The proteins below are encoded in one region of Apostichopus japonicus isolate 1M-3 chromosome 22, ASM3797524v1, whole genome shotgun sequence:
- the LOC139964304 gene encoding prokineticin receptor 2-like isoform X3 — protein sequence MAFLNSSDLSENFDPYVYSDMFSGSMFNKTGSGHSTGSLIAMTILAITYTLVMVICGTGNFLLCCVIVRFRRMRTTTNLLIGNLALSDFLVAVICIPFNFYFKMANTWPFGRIMCVLVGYLKMASFYVSVNSLLAIAIDRYIIIMHPLKPRMTIFTAGIVICVIWLISLGVVIPSAVHTKTVSFYDGSVKCQEMIFSKVLKAYTIMVFIIEFLVPFSVMTVVYTLIAKRLWFRHVPGEHVTEEQELAAEVFISTPSSFICF from the exons ATGGCTTTCCTGAATAGTTCAGATTTATCAGAGAACTTTGATCCTTATGTCTATAGCGATATGTTTTCTGGTTCAATGTTTAATAAAACCGGAAGCGGTCATTCCACGGGATCCCTCATCGCGATGACAATTCTAGCTATAACTTATACTCTAGTTATGGTCATTTGTGGAACCGGTAATTTTCTCCTGTGTTGTGTTATAGTGAGATTTCGACGCATGCGCACTACAACCAATCTACTCATTGGCAATCTAGCATTGTCTGACTTTCTTGTGGCTGTGATATGCATTCCCTTTAATTTTTACTTCAAAATGGCTAACACTTGGCCGTTTGGTCGAATTATGTGTGTGTTGGTCGGCTACCTGAAGATGGCGTCATTTTACGTGTCAGTCAATTCACTTCTTGCTATTGCTATCGATCG ATACATAATCATAATGCATCCTCTTAAACCCAGAATGACTATTTTCACTGCTGGTATCGTGATCTGTGTTATCTGGTTGATTTCTCTCGGAGTCGTGATCCCTTCAGCGGTACATACCAAGACAGTCTCATTCTACGACGGATCAGTCAAATGCCAAGAGATGATATTTTCTAAAGTGCTCAAGGCGTACACCATAATGGTGTTTATCATCGAGTTTTTAGTACCTTTTAGCGTTATGACGGTCGTCTACACCTTAATTGCTAAACGTCTTTGGTTTCGTCATGTCCCGGGGGAGCACGTGACCGAAGAACAAGAGTTAGCAGCTGAG GTATTTATTAGTACTCCGAGCTCgtttatctgtttttaa
- the LOC139964304 gene encoding prokineticin receptor 2-like isoform X1, giving the protein MAFLNSSDLSENFDPYVYSDMFSGSMFNKTGSGHSTGSLIAMTILAITYTLVMVICGTGNFLLCCVIVRFRRMRTTTNLLIGNLALSDFLVAVICIPFNFYFKMANTWPFGRIMCVLVGYLKMASFYVSVNSLLAIAIDRYIIIMHPLKPRMTIFTAGIVICVIWLISLGVVIPSAVHTKTVSFYDGSVKCQEMIFSKVLKAYTIMVFIIEFLVPFSVMTVVYTLIAKRLWFRHVPGEHVTEEQELAAEVSKRRTIRTLVIVVSLFAICWAPYHILAIVRDILIPSIHSEHVETFMTVYYVTEALAMGNSLVNTFIYVIFNANFRKYVLQLPESFRSRSNREVKRSWHRLAQQTVSRGSTRSSQLRTSGGRGSERSKETSAH; this is encoded by the exons ATGGCTTTCCTGAATAGTTCAGATTTATCAGAGAACTTTGATCCTTATGTCTATAGCGATATGTTTTCTGGTTCAATGTTTAATAAAACCGGAAGCGGTCATTCCACGGGATCCCTCATCGCGATGACAATTCTAGCTATAACTTATACTCTAGTTATGGTCATTTGTGGAACCGGTAATTTTCTCCTGTGTTGTGTTATAGTGAGATTTCGACGCATGCGCACTACAACCAATCTACTCATTGGCAATCTAGCATTGTCTGACTTTCTTGTGGCTGTGATATGCATTCCCTTTAATTTTTACTTCAAAATGGCTAACACTTGGCCGTTTGGTCGAATTATGTGTGTGTTGGTCGGCTACCTGAAGATGGCGTCATTTTACGTGTCAGTCAATTCACTTCTTGCTATTGCTATCGATCG ATACATAATCATAATGCATCCTCTTAAACCCAGAATGACTATTTTCACTGCTGGTATCGTGATCTGTGTTATCTGGTTGATTTCTCTCGGAGTCGTGATCCCTTCAGCGGTACATACCAAGACAGTCTCATTCTACGACGGATCAGTCAAATGCCAAGAGATGATATTTTCTAAAGTGCTCAAGGCGTACACCATAATGGTGTTTATCATCGAGTTTTTAGTACCTTTTAGCGTTATGACGGTCGTCTACACCTTAATTGCTAAACGTCTTTGGTTTCGTCATGTCCCGGGGGAGCACGTGACCGAAGAACAAGAGTTAGCAGCTGAGGTGAGCAAACGGAGAACGATTCGCACGTTAGTGATTGTTGTCTCCTTATTCGCTATATGCTGGGCACCGTATCACATCTTGGCTATTGTACGCGATATCCTTATCCCTTCAATTCATTCGGAGCATGTCGAGACATTTATGACGGTATACTACGTCACAGAGGCTCTCGCAATGGGAAACAGTTTGGTCAACACTTTCATCTACGTCATATTCAATGCCAACTTTAGGAAATACGTCTTACAGCTCCCAGAATCATTCCGATCACGCTCTAACAGAGAGGTTAAAAGATCATGGCACCGTCTAGCCCAGCAGACGGTGTCTCGGGGTTCAACTCGCTCCAGTCAGTTACGTACCTCTGGCGGAAGAGGAAGTGAAAGGTCCAAAGAAACTTCGGCGCATTGA
- the LOC139964304 gene encoding prokineticin receptor 2-like isoform X4 has protein sequence MTVGYIIIMHPLKPRMTIFTAGIVICVIWLISLGVVIPSAVHTKTVSFYDGSVKCQEMIFSKVLKAYTIMVFIIEFLVPFSVMTVVYTLIAKRLWFRHVPGEHVTEEQELAAEVSKRRTIRTLVIVVSLFAICWAPYHILAIVRDILIPSIHSEHVETFMTVYYVTEALAMGNSLVNTFIYVIFNANFRKYVLQLPESFRSRSNREVKRSWHRLAQQTVSRGSTRSSQLRTSGGRGSERSKETSAH, from the exons ATGACAGTAGG ATACATAATCATAATGCATCCTCTTAAACCCAGAATGACTATTTTCACTGCTGGTATCGTGATCTGTGTTATCTGGTTGATTTCTCTCGGAGTCGTGATCCCTTCAGCGGTACATACCAAGACAGTCTCATTCTACGACGGATCAGTCAAATGCCAAGAGATGATATTTTCTAAAGTGCTCAAGGCGTACACCATAATGGTGTTTATCATCGAGTTTTTAGTACCTTTTAGCGTTATGACGGTCGTCTACACCTTAATTGCTAAACGTCTTTGGTTTCGTCATGTCCCGGGGGAGCACGTGACCGAAGAACAAGAGTTAGCAGCTGAGGTGAGCAAACGGAGAACGATTCGCACGTTAGTGATTGTTGTCTCCTTATTCGCTATATGCTGGGCACCGTATCACATCTTGGCTATTGTACGCGATATCCTTATCCCTTCAATTCATTCGGAGCATGTCGAGACATTTATGACGGTATACTACGTCACAGAGGCTCTCGCAATGGGAAACAGTTTGGTCAACACTTTCATCTACGTCATATTCAATGCCAACTTTAGGAAATACGTCTTACAGCTCCCAGAATCATTCCGATCACGCTCTAACAGAGAGGTTAAAAGATCATGGCACCGTCTAGCCCAGCAGACGGTGTCTCGGGGTTCAACTCGCTCCAGTCAGTTACGTACCTCTGGCGGAAGAGGAAGTGAAAGGTCCAAAGAAACTTCGGCGCATTGA